One part of the Nitrosophilus kaiyonis genome encodes these proteins:
- a CDS encoding YcbK family protein, whose product MHKILHSRRDFLKKSALFTAAIIIPQKGFSKSVNEKKLSFYNIHTGEFLETAYWIEGKYIKEEVESINKILRDYRTGEIKQIDIKLIDLLFDIKNILNKEKSFHIISGYRSPKTNAYLRKISTGVAKKSFHMKGKAIDIYLPGIDLYMLRKAAMSLKKGGVGYYPKSHFVHVDTGPVRYW is encoded by the coding sequence ATGCATAAAATTTTGCATTCAAGAAGAGATTTTTTGAAAAAAAGTGCTCTCTTTACTGCAGCAATTATCATTCCTCAAAAAGGTTTTTCAAAAAGTGTAAATGAAAAAAAGCTCTCATTTTATAATATACATACAGGGGAATTTTTAGAAACTGCTTATTGGATAGAAGGAAAATATATAAAAGAAGAGGTAGAATCAATCAATAAAATATTAAGAGATTATAGAACAGGTGAAATTAAACAGATAGATATAAAATTGATAGATCTTTTATTTGATATTAAAAATATTTTAAATAAAGAGAAGAGTTTTCATATAATATCAGGTTATAGATCTCCTAAAACAAATGCTTATCTAAGAAAAATTTCTACAGGAGTTGCAAAAAAAAGTTTTCATATGAAAGGAAAAGCTATAGATATCTATCTTCCTGGTATTGATTTGTATATGCTTAGAAAAGCTGCTATGAGCTTAAAAAAAGGTGGAGTGGGTTATTATCCAAAATCTCACTTTGTTCATGTTGATACCGGCCCAGTTAGATATTGGTAA
- a CDS encoding Clp1/GlmU family protein, with protein sequence MEFIFDYKLFKNGPILVIGASDSGKTTFCNILFNHLKNRKNLSLIDLDLGQNQIGIPSTQTLLIENEKINFFVGSFSPLGNFLDYIVGAKKLYDLSIKNGYETSIIDTSGFVLEKYGAKSLLHSLFEILNPYIVIALEKENELENILSPYEKSKRFIIKRLKVSKEAKIKSKSFRKNIKIEKIKNLFINSEFNNIDIKNYGIIGKYPVVKNQLISFLDNRGFSKAFGIIKEIKNDILNLKVTNGWKESKMIKTSEIILDENYHYKFLKSI encoded by the coding sequence ATGGAATTTATATTTGATTATAAGTTATTTAAAAATGGACCAATATTAGTTATTGGAGCTTCTGATAGTGGAAAAACAACATTTTGTAATATTTTATTTAATCATTTAAAAAATAGAAAAAATCTCTCATTAATAGATTTAGATTTAGGGCAAAATCAAATAGGTATTCCTTCAACTCAGACTCTATTAATAGAAAATGAAAAAATTAACTTTTTTGTAGGTTCATTTTCACCACTTGGAAATTTTTTAGACTATATTGTTGGTGCAAAAAAGCTTTATGATTTATCTATAAAAAATGGGTATGAAACTTCTATTATTGACACATCAGGATTTGTTTTAGAAAAATATGGAGCTAAGAGTTTACTTCACTCTCTATTTGAAATATTAAATCCATATATTGTTATTGCTTTAGAAAAAGAGAATGAACTTGAAAATATTTTATCTCCTTATGAAAAATCAAAAAGATTTATTATTAAAAGATTAAAAGTTTCCAAAGAGGCAAAAATAAAAAGCAAATCATTTAGGAAAAATATAAAAATTGAAAAAATAAAAAATCTATTTATAAATTCAGAATTTAATAATATAGATATAAAAAATTATGGAATAATTGGAAAATATCCAGTTGTGAAAAATCAACTTATATCTTTTCTTGATAATCGCGGATTTTCAAAAGCTTTTGGAATAATAAAAGAAATAAAAAATGATATATTAAATCTAAAAGTTACAAATGGATGGAAAGAGTCTAAAATGATAAAAACTAGTGAGATTATTTTAGATGAAAATTATCATTATAAATTTTTAAAGAGTATTTAA
- a CDS encoding glutathione synthetase, with protein sequence MKLVMILNDIYNEILPSSTIKMAFTATLLGHEVWISDVANFSYYPNETLHAFAVKAKGKNFKNPEKYYEHIVSEKSQKERILIDECDILMLRNDPAADFDKPWAQHSSLVFGRSAVRHGVIVLNDPDGLSKAINKMYFQQFPKIVRLKSLISKNPKEIREFYLENNKEIILKPLQGSAGRNVFYAGPNDENNLNQMINAISRDGYVIAEEFFPKALEGDVRLFLMNGKPLKVNGKYAAFKRVRSQGDIRSNIHAGGHAYKAEVTDKMLEIADIVRPKLVQDGMFLVGLDIVGDKLLEINVFSPGGLDNAQKFEGVNFAEAVIEALEKKVRYKNYYKKNFDNIELNTL encoded by the coding sequence ATGAAACTAGTTATGATTTTAAATGATATATATAATGAAATTTTGCCAAGTTCAACTATAAAAATGGCTTTTACTGCTACCTTGTTAGGACATGAAGTATGGATTAGTGATGTTGCAAATTTTTCATATTATCCTAATGAAACTTTACATGCTTTTGCTGTAAAAGCAAAAGGAAAAAATTTTAAAAATCCAGAAAAGTATTATGAGCATATTGTCTCTGAAAAATCACAAAAAGAGAGAATATTAATAGATGAATGCGATATATTAATGCTTAGAAATGATCCTGCAGCTGATTTTGATAAGCCATGGGCTCAACACTCCTCTTTAGTTTTTGGAAGATCAGCGGTAAGACATGGGGTAATTGTATTAAATGATCCTGATGGTTTGTCTAAAGCTATAAATAAAATGTATTTTCAACAATTTCCAAAAATTGTTAGACTTAAATCTTTAATATCAAAAAATCCAAAAGAGATAAGAGAGTTTTATTTAGAAAATAATAAAGAGATTATTTTAAAACCACTGCAAGGTTCAGCTGGAAGAAATGTATTTTATGCAGGACCAAATGATGAAAATAATTTAAACCAGATGATAAATGCAATCTCAAGAGATGGGTATGTAATTGCTGAAGAATTTTTCCCAAAAGCGTTAGAAGGAGATGTTAGACTATTTTTAATGAATGGAAAACCTTTAAAAGTTAATGGAAAATATGCTGCTTTTAAAAGGGTAAGAAGTCAAGGGGATATTAGAAGCAATATTCATGCAGGCGGACATGCATATAAAGCTGAAGTTACTGATAAAATGCTTGAAATTGCAGATATTGTAAGACCAAAATTGGTACAAGATGGAATGTTTTTGGTAGGACTTGATATTGTTGGAGATAAGCTTTTAGAGATTAATGTATTTAGTCCCGGCGGGCTTGATAATGCTCAAAAATTTGAAGGTGTCAATTTTGCAGAAGCTGTTATTGAAGCTTTAGAAAAAAAGGTTAGATATAAAAATTATTATAAAAAGAATTTTGATAATATTGAATTAAATACTCTTTAA
- a CDS encoding flavohemoglobin expression-modulating QEGLA motif protein, whose amino-acid sequence MKKRKELIITDSMIEEIKKRVIKNEFIRERLPGGGRIHIDRFLPFLCLYRIPLKRDDVGTKRLVFGEAAYIIAKEEVTKNGLNHLIREIAKIAKDDYGAFLLIEIWSKPHQEKEPFLKDKKPEFKIYAPKLGVLTSTIEALKNRLNEIVINRENAQTQIEYTDNIAPYEMEPLYSNRVFNKNNIYMIGVEVKPIYQDYTGKKLYPLELAKLHKGVANACKMAFYTFMKEHTNLEPIDYRSLGRRVVTKVVKTIDTDLANIEDSFDFLLQATPVNLEEAWNEFKNSGFSKKPTFHYRPKPFDPSIIKRDLFSLPIEYIEDPTLTEIFSEKLDELDKKISMLKDRDTKNFFYGSMQVYGEIEKNLLDTALEILNLTKNYNESIDEYVDAYEFSEYAKKEIEDYKKIFPKFNAVVELREDIVSSAMVSNHKFLIYKYAKFPKNRIKALLNHEIGTHILTYFNGLYQPFKQLHTGLKGYDEMQEGLAVLSEYLCGELGIKRIKILAARVLAAQSLIDDYDFVKTFNLLKSYNFADKTAFSITTRVYRGGGLTKDAIYLRGFIDILEYIKDGGEIEPLYIGKIAANHIPMIKELILRKVLKNPPLMPKYLKDENSLKRLEEIKNGLDILNIIKKVMK is encoded by the coding sequence ATGAAAAAGAGAAAAGAGCTAATTATTACTGATTCAATGATTGAAGAGATTAAAAAAAGAGTTATTAAAAATGAGTTTATAAGAGAAAGACTTCCCGGTGGTGGAAGAATTCATATTGATAGATTTTTACCATTTTTATGCTTATATAGAATTCCTCTAAAAAGAGATGATGTGGGTACAAAAAGACTTGTATTTGGAGAAGCTGCATATATTATTGCAAAAGAGGAAGTTACAAAAAATGGTTTAAATCATTTAATAAGAGAGATAGCAAAAATCGCAAAAGATGATTATGGGGCTTTTTTACTTATAGAAATATGGTCAAAACCTCATCAAGAAAAAGAGCCTTTTTTAAAAGATAAAAAACCAGAATTTAAAATATATGCACCAAAACTTGGCGTACTAACATCAACAATTGAAGCTTTGAAAAATAGGCTTAATGAAATAGTAATAAATAGAGAAAATGCTCAAACACAAATAGAATATACTGATAATATTGCTCCATATGAGATGGAACCTCTTTATTCAAATAGAGTTTTCAATAAAAATAATATTTATATGATAGGAGTCGAAGTTAAACCAATATATCAAGATTATACTGGTAAAAAGTTATATCCTCTTGAACTTGCAAAACTTCATAAAGGGGTTGCAAATGCCTGCAAAATGGCTTTTTATACTTTTATGAAAGAACATACAAATCTTGAGCCGATCGATTATAGATCTCTTGGTAGAAGAGTAGTAACAAAAGTTGTAAAAACAATAGACACTGATCTTGCAAATATTGAAGATAGCTTTGATTTTTTACTTCAAGCAACTCCTGTAAACTTAGAAGAAGCATGGAATGAATTTAAAAATAGTGGCTTTTCAAAAAAACCCACATTTCATTATAGACCAAAGCCTTTTGATCCTTCAATAATAAAAAGAGATCTTTTTTCTCTTCCAATAGAATATATAGAAGATCCAACATTAACTGAAATTTTTAGTGAAAAACTTGATGAACTTGATAAAAAAATTTCTATGTTAAAAGATAGAGATACAAAAAACTTTTTTTATGGGAGTATGCAAGTTTATGGTGAGATAGAAAAAAATCTTTTAGATACTGCTTTAGAAATATTAAATTTAACTAAAAATTATAATGAATCTATAGATGAATATGTTGATGCATATGAATTTAGTGAATATGCAAAGAAAGAGATAGAAGATTATAAAAAAATATTTCCAAAATTTAATGCTGTTGTTGAGCTAAGAGAAGATATTGTCTCTTCTGCAATGGTAAGTAATCATAAATTTTTAATATATAAATATGCAAAATTTCCAAAAAATAGAATTAAAGCGCTGTTAAATCATGAAATTGGAACACATATTCTTACATATTTCAATGGTCTATATCAACCTTTTAAACAGTTACACACAGGATTAAAAGGATATGATGAGATGCAAGAAGGATTGGCTGTTTTAAGTGAATATTTATGTGGAGAACTTGGTATTAAAAGGATAAAAATTTTAGCTGCAAGAGTATTGGCTGCACAATCTTTAATAGATGATTATGATTTTGTAAAAACATTTAATCTTTTAAAATCATATAATTTTGCTGATAAAACTGCTTTTAGTATAACAACAAGAGTTTATAGAGGCGGTGGATTAACAAAAGATGCAATCTATCTAAGAGGTTTTATAGATATTTTAGAATACATAAAAGATGGTGGTGAAATTGAACCACTTTATATTGGGAAAATAGCAGCCAATCATATTCCAATGATAAAAGAGCTCATTTTAAGAAAAGTTCTTAAAAATCCTCCATTGATGCCAAAATACCTAAAAGATGAAAATTCTCTAAAAAGACTTGAAGAGATTAAAAATGGTTTGGATATTTTGAATATTATCAAAAAGGTGATGAAATGA
- a CDS encoding N-formylglutamate amidohydrolase, translating into MKKMLWQIDFKKSPILATAIHNGHYIDPSILEYMKISSKQRLREEDPYTEEFIKFFENKIVVYRSRFQIDLNRPIEKAIYKKPEDAWGLEIYKQLPPKELLEKSYMIYNMFYKEVDFLINSMLDFFKNIVVLDIHSYNYRRKSPYIEEPKSQNPDINLGTKTIKRKKKWQKLIDRVIEEFKKRKIDDINIDIRENVKFKGGYFPYWIHNRFDHRVCVLSIEFKKIFMDEWTGKAYFEKINKIAEILKEIKIPILEELEKLEKR; encoded by the coding sequence ATGAAAAAAATGCTTTGGCAGATAGATTTTAAAAAATCTCCAATTCTTGCAACTGCTATACATAATGGTCATTATATTGATCCTTCAATTTTAGAATATATGAAAATTTCATCCAAGCAGAGATTAAGAGAAGAGGACCCATATACTGAAGAGTTTATAAAATTTTTTGAAAATAAGATAGTAGTTTATAGATCAAGATTTCAAATAGATTTAAACAGACCTATAGAAAAAGCTATATATAAAAAACCTGAAGATGCTTGGGGCCTTGAAATTTATAAACAACTCCCTCCCAAAGAGTTACTTGAAAAATCGTATATGATATATAATATGTTTTATAAAGAAGTCGATTTTTTAATTAACTCAATGCTCGATTTTTTTAAAAATATTGTTGTTTTGGATATTCATTCATACAACTATAGAAGAAAGTCTCCATATATTGAAGAGCCAAAATCTCAAAATCCAGATATTAATCTTGGCACTAAAACCATCAAAAGAAAAAAGAAGTGGCAAAAGCTTATTGATAGAGTAATTGAAGAATTTAAAAAAAGAAAAATAGATGATATAAATATTGATATTAGAGAAAATGTTAAATTTAAAGGGGGTTATTTTCCATATTGGATTCATAATAGATTTGATCATAGAGTATGTGTTTTATCGATAGAATTTAAAAAAATATTTATGGATGAATGGACAGGAAAAGCATATTTTGAGAAGATAAATAAGATCGCAGAAATTTTAAAAGAGATAAAAATTCCAATATTGGAAGAATTAGAAAAATTGGAGAAAAGATGA
- a CDS encoding metal-sulfur cluster assembly factor — MAKVTKEQVYDAIRTVIDPEVGFNLVDLGLIYDVDIDEENNVHVKMTLSTRGCPLHQMMQQWVKEAVERIPDVKEVTVEIVWDPPWNISMASENVKKALGAG, encoded by the coding sequence ATGGCAAAGGTTACAAAAGAGCAAGTTTATGATGCAATAAGAACTGTAATAGATCCTGAAGTTGGGTTTAACTTAGTTGATTTAGGTCTTATTTATGATGTGGATATAGATGAAGAGAATAATGTCCATGTAAAAATGACACTTTCAACAAGAGGGTGTCCTCTTCATCAAATGATGCAACAATGGGTGAAAGAAGCTGTTGAAAGAATTCCTGATGTAAAAGAGGTAACTGTAGAAATTGTTTGGGATCCACCTTGGAATATCTCTATGGCAAGTGAAAATGTTAAAAAAGCTCTTGGGGCTGGATAA
- a CDS encoding DUF1858 domain-containing protein, with protein sequence MEITLETKIYDLLKEYPFMEDKLIEINPKFKKLKNPVLRRTVARIASIKQAAIVGGMDPVDLLNKIRKEVGLEPIDIKIETKKSEEIPDWITKEPVEILDGNKLLEEGKNPLAHINKIIKNLKSGEIILLKTDFKPEPLIEEFRKKGDEVYCVKESDKEYLTYIKA encoded by the coding sequence ATGGAAATAACTCTTGAGACAAAAATATATGATCTTTTAAAAGAGTACCCATTTATGGAAGATAAACTTATTGAAATAAATCCAAAATTTAAAAAATTAAAAAATCCAGTTCTTAGAAGAACAGTTGCTAGGATAGCTTCTATTAAGCAAGCTGCTATAGTTGGAGGAATGGATCCAGTTGATTTGCTAAATAAAATAAGAAAAGAGGTTGGATTAGAGCCTATAGATATAAAAATTGAAACCAAAAAAAGTGAAGAGATTCCAGATTGGATTACAAAAGAGCCTGTTGAAATTTTAGATGGAAATAAACTATTAGAAGAAGGCAAAAATCCTTTAGCTCATATAAATAAGATTATTAAAAATCTAAAAAGTGGTGAAATTATATTATTAAAAACAGACTTTAAACCTGAACCTTTAATAGAAGAATTTAGGAAAAAAGGTGATGAAGTTTATTGTGTAAAAGAGAGTGATAAAGAGTATTTAACATATATAAAAGCGTAG
- a CDS encoding FmdE family protein, whose protein sequence is MRYPDFFDKVEPIKLYDPLSDFLGAFENGELEITYLDVVKFAGHSCPTVAGAFLMAKLGLKNLFDGNLPTRGEVKVFIKGKKDEGVEGVIGNTIAFICGVTDEAGFKGIGGKFNRANKLFFNADIPKEVRLQRVDNEKFVDISYDPSIVPPNPDMKNLMQQLMMGNSSVKDEFGKVWQERVEKILLSKDLWEKMIKINH, encoded by the coding sequence ATGAGATATCCAGATTTTTTTGATAAAGTTGAACCTATAAAGTTATATGACCCACTTTCAGATTTTCTAGGGGCTTTTGAAAATGGTGAGTTAGAAATAACATATTTAGATGTTGTTAAATTTGCAGGCCATTCTTGTCCAACAGTAGCAGGAGCCTTTTTAATGGCAAAATTAGGACTAAAAAATCTTTTTGATGGTAATCTGCCAACTAGAGGAGAAGTAAAAGTATTTATCAAAGGGAAAAAAGATGAAGGTGTTGAAGGGGTTATTGGAAATACAATAGCTTTTATATGTGGAGTTACTGATGAGGCTGGCTTTAAAGGTATAGGTGGGAAATTTAATAGGGCAAATAAGCTTTTTTTTAATGCAGATATTCCAAAAGAGGTTAGATTACAAAGAGTTGATAATGAAAAATTTGTTGATATTAGCTATGACCCATCAATTGTTCCTCCAAATCCAGATATGAAAAATCTGATGCAGCAACTAATGATGGGAAATAGTTCTGTTAAAGATGAATTTGGTAAAGTTTGGCAAGAAAGAGTAGAAAAGATACTTCTATCTAAAGATTTATGGGAAAAGATGATAAAAATTAATCATTAG